Proteins encoded in a region of the Streptomyces sp. NBC_01471 genome:
- the ssd gene encoding septum site-determining protein Ssd, giving the protein MAGSITPDRLPTAERRRGGPLIVTEDAVLLDDLLRLCAAAGAEPEVHHGVPEHKGGWEGAPLILVGDDAATRVRGSTRRPGVYLVGKDQDDPDVWQRAVEIGAEYVLRLPDAEGWLVERIADVAEGAGDQALTVGVIGGRGGAGASTLACALAVTAARSGQRTVLIDADPLGGGLDVLLGGEHAQGRRWPDFARSKGRVAGSALEESLPELHGLRVLSWDRTDAVVIAPEAMRAVLAAARRGGGAVVVDLPRRVDEGVAEALAQLDLGLLVVPGELRAVAAAARVASMAGMVLQDLRAVVRGPYAPGLDEEWVARALELPLAGELPSEDGLLAVQSGGVPPGGRARGPLARFCTEFWAQALAGRGIS; this is encoded by the coding sequence CTGCTGCGGCTGTGCGCCGCGGCCGGCGCCGAGCCGGAGGTCCATCACGGGGTGCCCGAGCACAAGGGCGGCTGGGAGGGCGCGCCGCTGATTCTCGTCGGGGACGACGCGGCGACCCGGGTGCGCGGGAGCACTCGCAGACCAGGGGTGTACCTCGTGGGAAAGGACCAGGACGACCCCGATGTCTGGCAGCGGGCCGTCGAGATCGGAGCGGAGTACGTGCTGCGGCTCCCGGACGCCGAGGGCTGGCTCGTCGAGCGGATCGCGGACGTGGCCGAAGGGGCGGGGGATCAGGCGCTCACCGTGGGGGTGATCGGCGGCCGGGGCGGCGCCGGGGCATCCACGCTGGCGTGTGCGCTGGCGGTCACCGCGGCCCGGAGCGGACAGCGCACTGTGCTCATCGACGCGGACCCGCTCGGCGGCGGGCTCGATGTGCTGCTCGGCGGCGAACACGCACAGGGCAGACGATGGCCGGATTTCGCCCGTTCCAAGGGGCGGGTGGCCGGGAGCGCACTGGAGGAATCCCTGCCGGAATTGCACGGGCTCCGCGTCCTCAGCTGGGACCGGACGGATGCGGTGGTGATCGCGCCGGAGGCGATGCGCGCCGTTCTGGCAGCCGCGCGCAGGGGCGGCGGGGCAGTGGTCGTGGATCTGCCCAGGCGGGTGGACGAGGGCGTCGCGGAGGCGCTCGCCCAGCTTGATCTCGGACTCCTGGTGGTGCCAGGGGAGCTCCGGGCGGTCGCTGCCGCGGCCAGGGTGGCATCGATGGCCGGCATGGTCCTCCAGGACCTGCGCGCGGTGGTGCGCGGACCCTATGCGCCGGGGCTTGACGAGGAGTGGGTGGCGCGGGCACTGGAGCTGCCTCTCGCGGGTGAACTGCCGTCCGAGGACGGGCTGCTCGCGGTACAGAGCGGCGGCGTCCCGCCCGGTGGCCGGGCCCGGGGACCGCTGGCCAGGTTCTGTACGGAGTTCTGGGCGCAGGCACTGGCCGGGCGAGGTATCTCGTGA